The following proteins are encoded in a genomic region of Euzebya sp.:
- a CDS encoding HAD family hydrolase codes for MTATTVTEAGTTDSAAFFDLDRTLMSGSSAYYFGKAAYREGLLPMKRLLADGSTALMFRLFGASDEQSEAIRDRILATVAGTEADKLTSLAPQVIEELLPKIKPEANALLDMHRENGRDVYIISASPIEIVGELARALEITGGLGTQSEIVDGMYTGQLAAPFCYGEGKADVLRRLAVDEGYDLTKCYAYSDSASDLPMMQMVGHPVAVNPDRSLMAIAHRRGWPVVEFDRTQKKVMRGVGIGTLTAAAAGAGVYAGIRIGENNVQRTVARTFGFSR; via the coding sequence ATGACCGCCACCACCGTCACCGAGGCCGGCACCACCGACAGCGCCGCCTTCTTCGACCTCGACCGTACGCTCATGTCCGGGTCGAGCGCCTACTACTTCGGGAAGGCCGCCTACCGCGAGGGGCTCCTGCCGATGAAGCGGCTGCTCGCCGACGGGTCCACCGCGCTCATGTTCCGGCTGTTCGGCGCCTCCGACGAGCAGTCCGAGGCGATCCGCGACCGGATCCTCGCCACGGTCGCCGGCACGGAGGCGGACAAGCTGACCAGCCTCGCCCCGCAGGTGATCGAGGAGCTGCTCCCGAAGATCAAGCCCGAGGCCAACGCCCTGCTCGACATGCACCGCGAGAACGGGCGGGACGTGTACATCATCTCGGCCAGCCCGATCGAGATCGTCGGCGAGCTGGCCCGCGCACTCGAGATCACCGGCGGGCTCGGCACCCAGAGCGAGATCGTCGACGGGATGTACACCGGGCAGCTCGCCGCCCCGTTCTGCTACGGGGAGGGCAAGGCCGACGTCCTCCGCCGCCTCGCCGTCGACGAGGGCTACGACCTGACCAAGTGCTACGCGTACTCGGACTCAGCGAGCGACCTGCCGATGATGCAGATGGTCGGCCACCCGGTCGCGGTCAACCCCGACCGGTCCCTGATGGCCATCGCCCACCGGCGGGGCTGGCCCGTCGTCGAGTTCGACCGCACCCAGAAGAAGGTGATGCGCGGGGTCGGCATCGGCACGCTGACGGCCGCCGCCGCGGGTGCGGGCGTGTACGCGGGCATCCGCATCGGCGAGAACAACGTCCAGCGCACCGTGGCCCGGACGTTCGGGTTCTCGCGCTAG